One segment of Pleomorphomonas sp. PLEO DNA contains the following:
- a CDS encoding DVU_1551 family NTP transferase has translation MSDPVEAPPPSIAVVILAAGWSSRMAAFKPLLPFGDDTVLGHVIATITEAAIGKAYVVVGNEAARMVPVVEAHGAVAVFNAAFAEGMMSSIKAGIAALPETVEGAMILPVDIPLVRAGTLAQIARSVGEGEAFVLRPTFRGQSGHPPFIRRQLFAEILAAPAEVTLRDILERHQRHAQSIPVIDSGVLRDMDYSDDYRRLTALLPHRRYPDAAECEAMQDAIGAPEPTRRHCAAVARLALEIAERLIAKGLSINADAVRAGALLHDIAKGEPDHAVAGGRYVAAFGFAHVAQIVATHMEMTFEPGQPIDERHLVFLADKLIKGERRVDLEERFAPALAAFAGDPAALAGAQRRRAAVAAVLSAVEAVVGPLGHIPVAGSPAVPVGG, from the coding sequence GTGAGTGATCCGGTCGAGGCGCCGCCGCCGAGCATTGCCGTGGTGATATTGGCGGCGGGCTGGTCGTCCCGCATGGCGGCGTTCAAGCCGCTGTTGCCCTTTGGCGATGACACCGTGCTCGGGCACGTGATCGCGACCATCACCGAGGCCGCCATCGGCAAGGCCTACGTCGTCGTCGGCAATGAGGCGGCCCGCATGGTTCCGGTCGTCGAGGCCCACGGCGCGGTGGCGGTGTTCAACGCGGCCTTCGCCGAGGGCATGATGTCCAGCATCAAGGCCGGGATCGCCGCGCTGCCCGAGACGGTCGAGGGCGCGATGATCCTACCGGTCGACATACCGCTCGTCAGGGCAGGCACTCTGGCGCAGATCGCAAGAAGCGTCGGGGAAGGGGAGGCCTTCGTTCTTCGCCCGACTTTTCGCGGACAGTCCGGTCACCCGCCTTTCATTCGTCGGCAGCTCTTCGCCGAAATCCTCGCGGCGCCGGCCGAGGTAACGCTGCGCGACATTCTTGAGCGGCACCAACGGCACGCCCAGTCCATCCCTGTCATTGACAGCGGCGTGCTGCGCGACATGGACTATTCCGACGACTACCGCCGTCTCACAGCGCTATTGCCGCATCGTCGCTATCCTGACGCGGCGGAGTGCGAAGCGATGCAAGATGCCATAGGGGCACCGGAGCCGACCCGCCGCCATTGCGCCGCCGTCGCTCGGCTGGCTCTGGAGATAGCCGAACGCCTGATCGCCAAGGGTCTATCGATCAATGCCGATGCCGTGCGGGCCGGTGCGCTGCTTCACGACATAGCCAAGGGCGAGCCTGATCACGCGGTCGCGGGGGGGCGGTATGTCGCGGCATTCGGCTTTGCCCATGTCGCCCAGATTGTCGCGACCCACATGGAAATGACTTTTGAGCCGGGCCAGCCGATCGACGAACGGCACTTGGTGTTTCTCGCCGACAAGCTGATCAAGGGTGAGCGACGCGTCGATCTCGAAGAACGCTTTGCGCCGGCCTTGGCCGCCTTTGCCGGGGATCCCGCCGCATTGGCCGGTGCGCAACGTCGACGCGCCGCCGTCGCAGCCGTCCTTTCCGCCGTCGAGGCGGTGGTCGGACCGCTCGGTCACATACCGGTGGCCGGTAGTCCCGCAGTACCGGTGGGAGGCTGA
- a CDS encoding DVU_1555 family C-GCAxxG-C-C protein, with translation MSEESFRVAELLLDDFKCSHILMRLALEAQGRDDPDLVRAMSGLSLGMGQGFNCGALSAGCCVIGYYAGRGGDGETEHPELGGMLDDFAGWFSAAATGQYGGINCSDIMKFDESLKRQRCPALIIATWDKIKETLADHGVDITAIPPEEKP, from the coding sequence ATGAGCGAGGAGTCCTTCCGCGTTGCCGAGTTGCTGCTCGACGACTTCAAATGCAGCCACATCCTGATGCGGCTCGCCCTGGAGGCGCAGGGGCGCGACGATCCGGACTTGGTCCGGGCCATGTCCGGCCTCTCCCTCGGGATGGGACAGGGTTTCAATTGTGGCGCTCTATCCGCTGGCTGCTGCGTCATCGGCTATTATGCCGGACGTGGCGGCGATGGTGAAACCGAACACCCTGAGCTGGGGGGCATGCTCGACGACTTCGCCGGCTGGTTCAGCGCCGCTGCGACTGGCCAATACGGCGGCATCAATTGTTCCGACATCATGAAGTTCGACGAGTCCCTGAAGCGGCAACGTTGCCCGGCGTTGATCATCGCCACGTGGGACAAGATCAAGGAAACGCTCGCCGATCACGGCGTCGATATCACGGCTATTCCACCGGAGGAGAAGCCGTGA
- the trsM gene encoding DVU_1556 family methyltransferase yields MAKSSPLPGLFGSGCVEDATGERLRPGDGAIVRELFERSGLRLGELVLDVGCGAGESLAWLEKHGFIGIGVDRDARTLAIAASRVVSALFHGDGARLPFADACFDAVLSECSLSLMPDRRAALVEWARVLRPGGRLLLADVDWPCRDGRDELGEDILAAGFAILRDEDRSDVLAGFVARFIFHYGSLDALWGDCACAGQTAGRPRYRLIVAARSAEPTPSKGSANP; encoded by the coding sequence ATGGCGAAGTCCTCCCCGCTCCCCGGTCTGTTTGGTAGCGGTTGCGTCGAGGACGCCACCGGCGAACGGCTGCGGCCAGGCGACGGGGCGATCGTCAGGGAACTGTTCGAACGGTCTGGCCTGCGTCTCGGTGAGTTGGTGCTGGATGTCGGATGTGGCGCAGGTGAAAGCCTAGCTTGGCTTGAAAAACACGGCTTCATCGGCATCGGCGTGGACCGCGACGCAAGAACGCTGGCGATCGCTGCCTCGCGGGTCGTCTCGGCGCTGTTTCATGGCGATGGCGCGCGCCTGCCATTTGCCGATGCCTGCTTTGACGCGGTCCTCTCCGAATGCAGCCTGTCGCTGATGCCAGATCGTCGTGCGGCGCTCGTCGAATGGGCCCGGGTGCTGAGGCCGGGCGGGCGTTTGCTACTCGCCGATGTCGACTGGCCGTGCCGTGATGGGCGAGACGAGCTTGGCGAGGACATTTTGGCGGCCGGCTTTGCCATTCTTCGCGATGAAGACAGATCGGACGTGCTGGCTGGCTTTGTCGCACGCTTCATCTTTCACTACGGTTCGCTCGACGCGTTGTGGGGCGATTGTGCCTGCGCCGGGCAAACGGCCGGTCGGCCACGCTATCGGCTGATCGTTGCTGCGCGATCCGCCGAGCCGACGCCATCGAAAGGGAGCGCAAACCCATGA
- a CDS encoding DVU_1557 family redox protein: MTGTSADIPDLVCARCDKPLEMRKVEASYLGQTFPVELPCCPSCGFVYVSEELAYGRMLKVEQALEDK; encoded by the coding sequence ATGACCGGTACATCCGCCGATATTCCCGATCTGGTCTGTGCCCGCTGCGACAAGCCTTTGGAAATGCGGAAGGTAGAGGCGAGCTATCTTGGCCAGACATTCCCGGTCGAGCTTCCGTGCTGCCCCTCCTGTGGTTTTGTCTATGTCTCCGAGGAGCTTGCGTACGGCAGGATGCTCAAGGTCGAACAGGCTCTGGAAGACAAGTGA
- a CDS encoding pyridine nucleotide-disulfide oxidoreductase/dicluster-binding protein, translated as MDGDQIKAWEALCIEEQPPACAAACPLRVDARGMAEKMAAGDFTAAMALYSRVVPFPAIIAHICEHPCEAVCRRTEAGGAVRLGALERALVEDAYPTIRRTAQRARKPKTIAIIGAGLAGLTAAFDLVMKGHAVTVFEAEARPLERLRHDIDEATLPPSAIDADLGALTSLGVDVRCRQRVTGGAGSPALDELIAGHDAVLLAIGPGPASQFAGTLGLTSANRLDLDALTLATSRPGVFGSCLHTGDVETYSAILSVRDGRRAAVSIDRFLQGASLTASRADDNATGTCLYVNTASHAVVAPVQPSDPVAGYNRAEAMSEAARCFPCHCLECVKACAYLAHYKTYPKRAVREIYNNDSIIMGNRKSNRMIDSCALCGLCETLCPNDLAMGDVCLDARQSMVERDHMPASHHDFALRDMAFSRSDEVAFVRHQPGHDRSAVLFFPGCQLPASAPGQVEAVYRHLSEHLPGGVGFMMDCCGAPAHWSGRKALHREVLDHLHAVWEEQGRPRIVTACSTCLKQIDEFLPDIPVSSLWTELVTIGLPDVAAPRSVTKPLAIHDPCTSRHAHDVQAAVRSIAASLGAEVRELTGAEKTTCCGYGGLVSFANPEVGNAFVDRRIEESEDDYLAYCAMCRDNFARRGKRALHLIDLIFPDADDPAARPDPGFSGRRDNRLRLSRRMRRDLWGESMSDPASSVTLIIVDAVRADIERKLLLVDDIAEVIAEAQRTGSQFKDRVSGHFTASGRIGTVTTWVEYEPTEAGFIVHRAYGHRMQVEVKP; from the coding sequence ATGGATGGCGATCAAATCAAGGCATGGGAAGCGCTCTGCATCGAGGAACAGCCACCGGCATGCGCCGCTGCCTGTCCACTTCGCGTCGATGCGCGCGGTATGGCCGAGAAGATGGCCGCCGGCGATTTCACCGCCGCCATGGCACTTTATAGTCGCGTTGTTCCCTTTCCGGCGATCATCGCTCATATCTGTGAACACCCGTGCGAGGCTGTCTGCCGCCGGACGGAGGCAGGCGGAGCCGTCCGCTTGGGCGCTCTCGAACGAGCGCTCGTCGAAGATGCCTATCCGACAATTCGCCGCACGGCCCAGCGGGCGCGCAAGCCCAAGACGATCGCCATCATCGGTGCCGGCCTCGCCGGCCTCACGGCGGCTTTCGACCTCGTCATGAAAGGCCATGCCGTCACCGTTTTCGAAGCCGAGGCACGTCCGCTCGAGCGACTGCGTCACGACATTGATGAAGCAACGCTACCGCCCTCGGCGATCGACGCCGACCTCGGCGCGCTCACCTCGCTCGGCGTCGATGTCCGGTGTCGGCAAAGGGTGACCGGTGGCGCCGGTTCGCCTGCGCTCGACGAGCTCATTGCCGGTCACGATGCCGTTCTTCTGGCGATCGGTCCCGGCCCGGCCAGCCAATTTGCCGGAACGCTCGGTCTTACCTCCGCCAATCGGCTCGATCTTGATGCGCTGACGCTGGCGACGTCGCGGCCAGGTGTTTTCGGCAGCTGCCTCCACACTGGCGATGTCGAAACCTATTCAGCCATCCTCTCGGTCCGCGATGGCCGACGGGCCGCCGTCTCCATCGATCGCTTCCTGCAGGGCGCCTCGCTGACGGCGAGCCGCGCCGACGACAATGCCACTGGCACGTGTCTTTACGTCAACACGGCCAGCCATGCTGTCGTGGCGCCCGTTCAACCATCCGACCCCGTAGCTGGATACAATCGCGCCGAGGCGATGAGCGAAGCGGCGCGCTGCTTTCCTTGTCATTGCCTCGAATGCGTCAAGGCGTGCGCCTATCTTGCCCACTACAAGACCTATCCCAAGCGGGCGGTGCGCGAGATCTACAACAACGACTCGATCATCATGGGCAATCGCAAGTCCAACCGGATGATCGATAGTTGCGCCCTGTGCGGACTTTGCGAGACGCTCTGCCCGAACGATCTCGCCATGGGCGATGTCTGCCTGGACGCACGGCAGAGCATGGTCGAACGCGATCACATGCCTGCCTCCCATCATGATTTCGCGCTGCGCGACATGGCTTTCAGTCGTTCCGACGAGGTCGCCTTCGTTCGCCATCAGCCGGGACATGACCGGAGCGCCGTGCTGTTCTTTCCCGGTTGCCAGTTGCCGGCCTCAGCGCCAGGGCAGGTCGAGGCGGTCTATCGCCACCTCTCGGAGCATCTGCCGGGTGGCGTCGGCTTCATGATGGATTGCTGTGGCGCTCCAGCCCACTGGTCGGGGCGCAAGGCGCTGCACAGGGAGGTGCTCGATCACCTTCACGCCGTCTGGGAAGAGCAGGGGAGGCCGCGCATCGTCACGGCCTGCTCGACTTGCCTCAAGCAGATCGACGAGTTCCTGCCGGACATACCGGTTTCGTCGCTCTGGACGGAGCTTGTGACGATCGGCCTGCCAGACGTCGCGGCACCGAGATCCGTCACCAAGCCGCTCGCCATCCACGATCCCTGCACTAGTCGACATGCCCATGATGTTCAGGCGGCGGTGCGTTCGATCGCCGCGTCCTTGGGAGCGGAAGTTCGAGAGCTGACGGGCGCCGAGAAGACCACCTGTTGTGGCTATGGCGGGCTGGTCTCCTTCGCCAATCCCGAGGTCGGAAACGCCTTCGTCGACCGGCGGATCGAGGAGAGCGAAGACGACTACCTCGCCTATTGCGCCATGTGCCGCGACAACTTTGCCCGGCGGGGCAAACGCGCCCTTCATCTCATTGACCTGATCTTCCCCGACGCCGACGATCCCGCGGCTCGCCCCGACCCAGGCTTTTCGGGACGGCGCGACAATCGACTACGACTGAGCCGGCGCATGCGGCGTGACCTCTGGGGAGAAAGTATGAGCGATCCCGCTTCATCCGTCACTCTCATCATCGTTGATGCCGTCCGGGCCGACATTGAGCGCAAGCTGTTGCTGGTCGACGATATCGCCGAGGTGATCGCAGAGGCGCAGCGGACTGGCAGTCAGTTCAAGGACCGGGTCAGCGGCCATTTTACCGCCTCTGGTCGCATCGGTACGGTCACCACCTGGGTCGAATATGAACCAACCGAAGCTGGCTTCATCGTTCATCGCGCCTATGGTCACCGCATGCAGGTCGAGGTGAAACCATGA
- a CDS encoding molybdopterin-dependent aldehyde oxidoreductase, translating into MKRISLNVNGVERWVVADPKRSLADVLREQMMLTGCKVCCADGQCGSCTVLIDSKPIRACVTPMEKLAAGSKIVTIEGIGTPENLHPLQVAWMAHGSAQCGICSPGFIMSAKALLDKNLNPTREEVRAWFHRNRNLCRCTGYKPLIDSVMDAAAIMRGEKTIYDVMPKAKEDGSILGTEYIRPSAVAKVTGTWDFGADVALKMPAGTLRLALVQAEVSHALIKGIDTAEAEKMVGVERIITWKDVGGKNAITGLITFPTNKGDGWDRPILCKEKIFQFGDAIAIVAADTEEHARAAAKKVKVDLEVLPAYMSGFAALAPDAMEIHPGVPNAYYEQGVVKGADTKPLMASAAAVVDITTYCSRQPHLHLEPDCGEAFVDDDGVLTILSKSIGVHLHHAMICPGLGIPPEKLRLIQNPTGGTFGYKFSPTMEALLGVAALVTKKPVSLVYDQFQNITYTGKRSPANINIRLACDKNGKLTAMETDWWLDHGPYSEFGDLVTLRQAQFTGAGYHLENIRGKGKTVATNHAWGSAFRGYGSPQAFLAGEIAMDMLAEKMGEDPLEFRYKNLYNETSTTPTGQKPEVLVLKQLFDMIRPKYLEAKQRAAKLSTPETKRGVGISLGIYGCGLDGPDSSEARVEMTPSGFIVHSGWEDHGQGADLSAQTMAHEVLRVAGVKPEQIGLVMADTFGPNGGPAGGSRSNVFCGNAIRVSAEMMLKAMTKADGSYRTYKEMVAENIPLAYDGKWVAAACTDCSPDTGQGNPFPIYMYEVFMPEVEVDVETGKASVVKLTTAIDVGTIINKATVDGQVYGGLAQGLGLALTEDFEDLELHTTLKDCGIPYPKDVPDDIEILYLETARPLGPFGAAGVGEAPLTALHPAILNAIYNACGVRIFRIPALPEAIKMGLEAQAGAAAAKKDLQHH; encoded by the coding sequence ATGAAACGCATTTCTCTAAATGTGAACGGCGTCGAACGCTGGGTCGTTGCCGACCCAAAGCGTTCGCTCGCCGACGTGCTGCGCGAGCAGATGATGCTTACCGGCTGTAAGGTTTGCTGCGCTGACGGCCAGTGCGGTTCCTGCACGGTGCTGATCGACAGCAAGCCCATCCGTGCCTGCGTGACGCCGATGGAGAAGCTTGCTGCCGGCTCGAAGATCGTCACCATCGAAGGCATCGGAACCCCGGAGAATCTTCATCCGCTGCAGGTCGCCTGGATGGCCCACGGCAGCGCCCAGTGCGGCATCTGCTCACCCGGCTTCATCATGTCGGCCAAGGCGTTGCTGGACAAGAACCTCAACCCGACCCGCGAGGAAGTCCGCGCCTGGTTCCACCGCAACCGCAATCTCTGCCGCTGCACCGGCTACAAGCCGCTGATCGACTCGGTGATGGACGCCGCTGCCATCATGCGCGGTGAGAAGACCATTTACGACGTCATGCCGAAGGCCAAGGAAGACGGCTCCATTCTCGGCACCGAGTACATCCGTCCGTCGGCCGTCGCCAAGGTCACGGGTACGTGGGACTTCGGAGCCGACGTTGCGCTCAAGATGCCGGCCGGCACGTTGCGCCTCGCGCTTGTCCAGGCCGAGGTCAGCCATGCCCTCATCAAGGGCATCGATACGGCGGAAGCCGAGAAGATGGTCGGCGTCGAGCGGATCATCACCTGGAAGGACGTGGGTGGCAAGAACGCCATCACCGGCCTCATCACCTTCCCGACCAACAAGGGTGACGGTTGGGATCGTCCGATCCTGTGCAAGGAGAAGATCTTCCAGTTCGGCGATGCCATTGCCATCGTTGCCGCCGACACTGAAGAACACGCCCGCGCCGCCGCCAAGAAGGTCAAGGTCGACCTCGAAGTGCTGCCGGCCTATATGTCCGGTTTCGCGGCTCTCGCGCCCGACGCCATGGAAATCCACCCCGGCGTTCCCAATGCCTATTACGAGCAGGGCGTCGTCAAGGGTGCCGACACCAAGCCGCTGATGGCCAGCGCCGCCGCGGTCGTCGACATCACCACCTACTGCTCGCGCCAGCCGCATCTGCATCTGGAGCCTGACTGTGGCGAAGCCTTCGTCGACGATGACGGCGTGCTGACGATCCTGTCCAAGTCGATCGGCGTGCATCTGCATCACGCCATGATCTGCCCCGGCCTCGGCATTCCTCCCGAGAAGCTGCGGCTGATCCAGAACCCCACCGGCGGCACCTTCGGCTACAAGTTCTCGCCGACCATGGAAGCCCTGCTCGGCGTCGCCGCTCTCGTCACCAAGAAGCCGGTGTCGCTGGTCTACGACCAGTTCCAGAACATCACCTATACCGGTAAGCGCAGCCCGGCCAACATCAACATCCGCCTGGCCTGCGACAAGAACGGCAAGCTCACCGCCATGGAAACCGACTGGTGGCTCGATCACGGCCCCTATTCGGAATTCGGCGATCTGGTGACCCTGCGTCAGGCCCAGTTCACCGGCGCCGGCTACCATCTTGAAAACATCCGCGGCAAGGGCAAGACGGTTGCGACCAACCACGCCTGGGGCTCGGCTTTCCGTGGCTATGGCTCGCCGCAGGCCTTCTTGGCCGGCGAAATCGCCATGGACATGCTGGCCGAGAAGATGGGCGAGGATCCGCTCGAGTTCCGCTACAAGAATCTCTACAACGAGACGTCGACAACACCGACCGGCCAGAAGCCCGAGGTGCTGGTTCTCAAGCAGCTGTTCGACATGATCCGGCCGAAATACCTGGAAGCCAAGCAGCGGGCTGCCAAATTGTCGACGCCCGAGACCAAGCGCGGCGTCGGCATTTCCCTCGGCATCTACGGCTGCGGTCTCGACGGTCCCGACAGCTCGGAAGCTCGTGTCGAGATGACGCCGTCCGGCTTCATCGTCCATTCCGGTTGGGAAGACCACGGCCAGGGTGCCGATCTTTCCGCCCAGACCATGGCGCATGAGGTGTTGCGTGTGGCCGGCGTCAAGCCCGAGCAAATCGGACTTGTCATGGCCGATACCTTCGGGCCGAACGGCGGGCCTGCCGGTGGTAGCCGCTCCAACGTCTTCTGCGGCAATGCCATCCGCGTCTCGGCCGAGATGATGCTCAAGGCCATGACGAAGGCCGATGGCAGCTACCGGACCTACAAGGAGATGGTGGCCGAGAACATTCCGCTCGCCTACGACGGCAAGTGGGTGGCGGCGGCCTGCACCGACTGTTCGCCGGACACCGGCCAGGGAAATCCCTTCCCGATCTACATGTACGAAGTGTTCATGCCGGAAGTCGAAGTCGACGTGGAGACCGGCAAGGCGTCCGTGGTCAAGCTGACGACGGCCATCGACGTCGGAACCATCATCAACAAGGCCACTGTCGATGGTCAGGTTTATGGCGGTCTTGCTCAGGGTCTTGGTCTTGCCCTGACCGAGGACTTCGAGGATCTGGAGCTGCACACCACGCTCAAGGATTGCGGCATTCCCTATCCGAAGGATGTGCCGGACGATATCGAGATCCTCTATCTCGAAACCGCCCGCCCGCTTGGTCCCTTTGGTGCGGCAGGTGTCGGCGAAGCGCCGCTGACTGCTCTTCATCCGGCGATCCTCAATGCCATCTACAACGCCTGCGGCGTGCGGATATTCCGTATTCCCGCTCTGCCAGAGGCGATTAAGATGGGGCTTGAGGCGCAGGCAGGAGCGGCCGCGGCCAAAAAGGATCTCCAGCACCACTGA
- a CDS encoding XdhC family protein: MDIYKELIRERDAGRRAALVSIVTQSGSTPSATAAKMLVRADGTIAGTVGGGAAEGRAIMIAREVIASGLSQMLAIDLHKNPTLDLGMICGGKLQFYIEAIMPNRTVYIFGGGHVGLMTETICRTLGFETVVVDDRVEFANAERFPAANSTHGGPLAETTTHLSPNASSLVFIAMRGHALDQEALAWALGTPAGYIGMIGSKRKVLTVYKNLVAAGFAPEAFGRVHAPVGLEIGAEGPEEIAVCVTAEMIAHIRGVDKACPLTRTMDWCGAVEEAAPFAAAS; this comes from the coding sequence ATGGATATCTACAAGGAACTCATCCGGGAGCGCGATGCCGGTCGCCGCGCCGCGCTGGTTTCCATTGTTACCCAATCGGGGTCTACGCCGTCGGCGACGGCCGCCAAGATGCTGGTACGAGCCGACGGCACGATCGCCGGTACGGTCGGTGGCGGAGCCGCCGAGGGCAGGGCGATCATGATCGCCCGCGAGGTCATCGCATCAGGCCTGTCGCAGATGCTGGCCATCGATCTTCACAAGAATCCGACGCTCGATCTCGGCATGATCTGCGGCGGTAAACTGCAGTTTTACATCGAGGCAATCATGCCCAACCGGACCGTCTATATTTTCGGCGGCGGTCATGTCGGCCTGATGACGGAAACGATCTGCCGGACGCTGGGTTTCGAAACGGTGGTTGTCGACGATCGTGTCGAGTTCGCAAATGCCGAGCGCTTTCCTGCCGCCAACAGCACCCATGGCGGACCACTCGCCGAGACCACCACGCATCTGTCGCCCAACGCCTCGTCGCTGGTGTTCATCGCCATGCGCGGCCATGCCCTCGATCAGGAGGCGCTTGCCTGGGCGCTTGGCACGCCGGCTGGTTACATCGGCATGATCGGTTCGAAGCGCAAGGTGCTCACTGTCTACAAGAATCTCGTTGCCGCCGGCTTTGCCCCGGAAGCGTTTGGACGCGTCCACGCTCCCGTCGGTCTCGAGATCGGGGCCGAAGGGCCCGAGGAAATCGCGGTCTGCGTGACCGCCGAAATGATCGCCCACATCCGAGGTGTCGACAAGGCATGCCCGCTGACGCGGACCATGGACTGGTGTGGGGCTGTAGAGGAGGCGGCGCCTTTCGCTGCCGCCAGCTGA
- the moaD gene encoding molybdopterin converting factor subunit 1: METQRREVRVVYFAWVRERIGLSDEHLNLPDNVRTAGELIAWLSGCGDNYAYALESPSTIRVAVDQLHIEQHEALGDAREIALFPPMTGG, encoded by the coding sequence ATGGAAACGCAGCGCCGAGAGGTCCGCGTCGTCTATTTCGCCTGGGTGCGCGAGCGCATCGGTCTCTCCGACGAGCATCTGAATCTGCCTGACAACGTCCGGACAGCCGGTGAGTTGATCGCCTGGCTGTCCGGATGTGGCGACAACTATGCCTATGCGCTGGAGTCGCCATCGACCATCCGTGTCGCCGTCGACCAGTTGCATATCGAGCAGCACGAAGCACTCGGAGACGCGCGGGAAATTGCTCTCTTTCCGCCCATGACCGGGGGCTGA
- a CDS encoding FprA family A-type flavoprotein: MIPQKVTDGIFSYRAIDWDRELFDELVPLPEGTTYNAYLVKGSEKTALIDTIYPPKTAEFIAALKKSGIERIDYIVANHAEQDHSGSIPAVLELFPDAKVVTNAKCKRFILDTLPVSRDAFITVGDGHTLSLGDKTLQFLMTPWVHWPDTMVTYIPESRIAFTCDFLGAHLATTDLFADDEARVETAAKRYYAEIMMPYRSFSKEAGDKVRALELDFIAPSHGPIYARPPFILDLYRSWTSDEPKPFVVIPYVSMYESTALMVGYLTDRLIERGIGAKPINVVDLDTGEFAMSLVEASTVVFASPTVLSGPHPSVAYAALLANVLGLKAKYAAVIGSFGWEGNLPEIIQSMLPKLSATFFEPVMVKGLPREAAFAELDRLADDIAAAHAAKQAAA, from the coding sequence ATGATCCCGCAAAAGGTTACGGACGGCATTTTCTCATATCGGGCGATCGACTGGGATCGTGAGCTCTTCGATGAGTTGGTTCCCCTGCCGGAAGGCACGACCTACAACGCCTATCTGGTCAAAGGCAGCGAAAAGACGGCGTTGATCGACACCATTTATCCGCCGAAAACAGCGGAATTCATCGCCGCGCTCAAGAAGTCCGGCATCGAGCGGATCGACTATATCGTCGCCAATCATGCCGAGCAGGATCACTCCGGCTCCATTCCCGCCGTCCTCGAGCTCTTCCCCGACGCCAAGGTGGTGACCAACGCCAAGTGCAAGCGCTTCATCCTCGATACTCTGCCGGTCAGTCGCGATGCCTTCATCACCGTCGGTGATGGCCACACCCTGTCGCTCGGCGACAAGACGCTGCAATTCCTGATGACCCCTTGGGTCCACTGGCCCGATACCATGGTCACCTACATCCCGGAATCGCGCATCGCCTTCACCTGCGACTTCCTGGGCGCCCACCTCGCCACCACCGATCTTTTTGCCGATGACGAAGCGCGGGTCGAGACGGCGGCCAAGCGCTACTATGCCGAGATCATGATGCCCTACCGGAGCTTCTCGAAGGAAGCTGGCGACAAGGTCCGGGCGCTGGAGCTCGACTTCATCGCCCCCAGCCATGGCCCGATCTACGCCCGTCCGCCCTTCATTCTCGACCTATATAGGTCCTGGACATCCGACGAGCCCAAGCCCTTCGTGGTCATCCCCTACGTGTCGATGTACGAGAGTACGGCGCTGATGGTCGGCTACCTCACTGACCGACTCATCGAGCGTGGAATCGGCGCCAAGCCGATCAACGTCGTCGATCTCGATACCGGCGAGTTCGCCATGAGCCTTGTCGAAGCGTCGACCGTGGTGTTCGCCTCGCCGACGGTGTTGTCGGGACCGCACCCCAGCGTCGCCTACGCGGCCCTCCTCGCCAACGTGCTCGGCCTCAAAGCCAAGTATGCGGCGGTGATCGGCTCCTTCGGCTGGGAGGGCAATCTGCCGGAGATCATCCAATCGATGCTGCCGAAGCTGAGTGCCACCTTCTTCGAACCGGTGATGGTCAAGGGCTTGCCGCGCGAAGCGGCGTTCGCCGAGCTCGACCGCCTCGCCGACGATATCGCCGCCGCGCATGCCGCCAAGCAGGCCGCGGCCTGA